In uncultured Desulfovibrio sp., one DNA window encodes the following:
- a CDS encoding sigma 54-interacting transcriptional regulator — MTTDSHTATDTVRHSGDEGRLAAEDQLSLLLELTRLLGDTQNIRQALDKALELMSRQLHLMRGSITLVSPVTGEIRIEAAVGLKASERSRGRYVPGEGITGRVIQSGEPMYISNVSQEPLFLNRTRSRDLNKEAISFICVPIKLNTQVVGALSVDHLLTDTASLEEEVRLLDIVAALLAHVALENQRHMDDEEGVARRIPGIVGNTAIMQHIYSQIEQVAPSSTTVVLYGESGTGKELAARAIHAASGRAGRPFVSLNCAALPENLIESEMFGHEKGAFTGANSTRKGRFELADGGTLFLDEVGELSLVTQAKLLRVLQERSFERLGGTETLHVDTRIVAATNRDLEKMVAAGQFRRDLFYRLNVFPIILPPLRERREDILPLAQHFIRKFARLNGHEDVRLSLAVMDMLQRYDWPGNIRELENTMERAVLLLGHSDLILPQHLPAALHSEHCAVHAGSRLDAPACPVLSVSLQDRLNELERACIVEAMRATGGQMGKAAARLGLTERIMGLRLKKYGLSYKDFRMPHGESDTSTES, encoded by the coding sequence ATGACTACGGATTCTCACACTGCCACGGATACTGTCCGGCACAGCGGCGATGAAGGCCGCCTTGCCGCCGAAGACCAGCTGAGTCTGCTGCTGGAACTTACCCGCCTGCTCGGCGACACCCAGAACATACGCCAGGCCCTGGACAAGGCACTGGAGCTGATGTCGCGCCAGCTGCATCTCATGCGGGGCAGCATCACCCTGGTTTCGCCCGTCACCGGTGAAATCCGCATCGAGGCCGCGGTGGGCCTGAAGGCCTCGGAACGTTCGCGCGGGCGCTATGTTCCCGGCGAAGGCATCACCGGGCGCGTCATCCAGAGCGGCGAACCCATGTATATTTCCAATGTGTCCCAGGAGCCGCTTTTTCTGAACCGCACGCGCTCCCGCGATCTGAACAAGGAAGCCATCTCCTTCATCTGCGTGCCCATCAAGCTCAATACCCAGGTGGTGGGCGCCCTGTCGGTGGATCATCTGCTGACTGATACGGCCAGCCTGGAAGAAGAAGTGCGCCTGCTGGATATCGTGGCGGCCCTGCTGGCTCATGTGGCCCTGGAAAATCAGCGGCACATGGATGATGAGGAAGGCGTAGCCCGGCGTATTCCCGGCATTGTGGGCAATACGGCAATCATGCAGCACATCTATTCGCAGATCGAGCAGGTGGCCCCCTCGTCCACCACCGTGGTGCTGTACGGCGAATCCGGCACAGGCAAGGAACTGGCCGCCCGCGCCATCCATGCCGCCAGCGGCCGGGCGGGGAGGCCCTTTGTTTCCCTGAACTGTGCCGCCCTGCCGGAAAATCTCATTGAAAGCGAGATGTTCGGCCATGAAAAGGGCGCCTTCACCGGTGCCAACTCCACACGCAAGGGGCGCTTTGAACTGGCCGACGGCGGAACCCTCTTTCTGGATGAAGTGGGAGAGCTGAGCCTGGTCACCCAGGCAAAGCTGCTGCGCGTCTTGCAGGAACGCAGCTTTGAGCGCCTGGGCGGCACCGAAACCCTGCATGTGGACACGCGCATCGTGGCGGCCACCAATCGCGATCTGGAAAAAATGGTGGCCGCGGGGCAGTTCCGTCGCGACCTTTTCTACCGCCTCAATGTCTTTCCCATCATCCTGCCTCCCCTGCGGGAGCGCCGCGAGGATATTCTGCCCCTGGCCCAGCATTTCATCCGCAAGTTTGCCCGCCTGAACGGACACGAGGATGTGCGGCTCTCGCTGGCGGTCATGGACATGCTGCAACGCTATGACTGGCCCGGCAATATCCGCGAGCTAGAAAACACCATGGAGCGTGCCGTCCTGCTGCTGGGGCATTCCGACCTGATCCTGCCGCAGCATCTGCCCGCGGCCCTGCACAGCGAGCACTGTGCCGTGCATGCCGGCAGCCGCCTGGATGCACCGGCATGCCCTGTGCTTTCCGTTTCCCTGCAGGATCGCCTCAACGAGCTGGAACGGGCCTGCATTGTGGAAGCCATGCGGGCCACCGGCGGGCAGATGGGCAAGGCCGCTGCCCGGCTGGGACTGACCGAGCGCATCATGGGCCTGCGCCTCAAGAAGTATGGCCTGAGCTACAAGGATTTTCGGATGCCACATGGCGAATCCGACACTTCCACGGAATCGTAG
- a CDS encoding Cd(II)/Pb(II)-responsive transcriptional regulator: protein MNYKIGELARITGCKPVTIRYYEREGLLPAPERTAGNYRQYGEKDLERLRFIRHCRQHGMELDEIRALLAFRDKPVANCSWINGLVAEHIARVDEQIAALQHLKEHLQTLLHSCEGGQGENCGILKSLDTAGNCPHCARLASARPVQGAVQGAHIPAVRKGQKTPREQNG, encoded by the coding sequence ATGAACTATAAAATTGGCGAGCTTGCCAGAATAACCGGCTGCAAGCCGGTAACCATCCGCTATTACGAACGGGAAGGGCTGCTGCCGGCGCCAGAGCGCACGGCGGGCAATTACCGGCAGTATGGCGAAAAGGACCTGGAACGCCTGCGCTTCATACGGCACTGCCGCCAGCACGGCATGGAGCTGGACGAAATACGCGCCCTGCTGGCCTTTCGGGACAAGCCCGTGGCCAATTGCAGCTGGATCAACGGTCTGGTGGCGGAGCATATTGCCAGGGTGGACGAGCAGATTGCCGCGCTGCAACACCTCAAGGAACACCTTCAGACCCTGCTGCACAGCTGCGAGGGGGGGCAGGGGGAAAATTGCGGCATTCTGAAATCGCTGGACACGGCAGGAAACTGCCCGCACTGCGCCCGTCTGGCCAGCGCTCGGCCTGTTCAGGGAGCGGTTCAGGGCGCGCATATCCCGGCCGTCAGGAAGGGCCAGAAAACGCCCCGGGAGCAGAACGGCTGA
- a CDS encoding type III secretion system chaperone, whose protein sequence is MELAALLAELGNALGIDDLGLDADGQCALLFDGEHTITFTPDSEDHSLILHSEVGKLSPQDDALCRTLLEASLLGAQTGGAAFAIHPELDAIILWKRHDAQFADMNSLQQALQAFLAQVIHWKQRLARQEPAPSSGSTTDAGLPSFGLMV, encoded by the coding sequence ATGGAACTTGCCGCACTGCTGGCCGAACTGGGCAATGCACTGGGCATCGACGACCTTGGCCTTGATGCCGACGGACAGTGCGCCCTGCTTTTTGACGGAGAGCATACCATCACCTTCACCCCTGACAGCGAGGACCATTCCCTCATCCTGCACAGCGAGGTGGGCAAACTCTCTCCCCAGGACGACGCGCTCTGCCGCACCCTGCTGGAAGCCTCCCTGCTGGGCGCCCAGACAGGCGGAGCGGCCTTTGCCATTCATCCAGAACTGGATGCCATCATCCTCTGGAAACGCCATGATGCGCAGTTTGCCGATATGAACAGCCTGCAACAGGCCCTGCAGGCCTTTCTGGCGCAGGTTATCCACTGGAAGCAGCGCCTTGCCCGGCAGGAACCTGCCCCATCTTCCGGCAGCACCACGGACGCGGGGCTGCCGTCCTTCGGCCTGATGGTGTAA